CAAGATCACCTTCGGCACGGACCAGCCGGTCTACGAGCCGTGGTACGTGGACGACGACCCGACCAACGGCAAGGGCTTCGAGTCCGCGGTGGCCTACGCCCTCGCGGGTGAGCTGGGGTACTCGAAGGAGGAGGTCGTCTGGACGCGGGTCCCGTTCAACGCGGCGATCCAGCCCGGCAGGAAGACCTACGACGCCAACCTCACCGAGTTCTCCATCACCGAGGAGCGCAGGCAGGCCGTCGACTTCTCCGCGCCGTACTACGACGTGGGCCAGGCCGTGATCACGCTGGAGTCGTCCAAGGCCGCCTCGGTGAAGACGCTCGCCGAGCTGAAGCAGGTCAAGGTCGGCGCCCAGGTCGGCACGACCAGCTACGACGCCGCCAAGCGCCTCCAGCCGGCGCAGGACGTGGCCGTCTACAACACCAACGACGACGCCAAGGCCGCCCTGCGCGCCGGGCAGATCGACGCGCTGGTGGTGGACCTGCCGACCGCGTTCTACATCACCTCGGCGGAGCTGGAGGACGGCGTGATCGTGGGCCAGGTCCCGGCCGGCGACGGCAAGCCCGAGCAGTTCGGCATCGTGCTGGACAAGGGCAGCCCGCTCACCGCGTGCGTCTCCACCGCGGTGGAGAACCTGCGGGCCGACGGCACGCTGGCGAAGATCGAGCAGGAGTGGCTGTCGGCCGCGGGCACGGCACCCGAGCTGAAGTGACGAGCGAGCTGCAACGGGAACGCCTGGCCTACCGGCGTTCCCGCTCGCGGCGGTCCACGCTGGTCGCGCTGCTGTCCACGGTGGTGTTCGCCGCCGCGGTGGTGGCGACCACCACCACCGCGCCCGGCTGGCCGCGCGTCCGGGACTCGTTCTTCGACGTGGAGACGGCGTGGCGGTCGCTGCCCGCGATCCTCGACGGGCTGTGGCTGAACCTGCGCGTGCTGGTCGTGTGCGGGGTGCTGATCCTCGTGCTCGCGCTGGGTGTGGCGGCGCTGCGCACCCTGCGCAGCCCGGTGTGGTTCCCGCTGCGCGCGCTGGCCACGGTGTACGTGGACCTGTTCCGCGGGCTGCCGCTGATCATCCTGCTGTACCTGGTCGGGTTCGGGCTGCCCGCGCTGCGGCTGACGGGCGTGCCGAACGACTACGTGGTGCTCGGCGGCCTGGCGCTCGTGCTCGCCTATACCGCGTACGTGGCCGAGGTGTTCCGCGCGGGCATCGAGTCGGTGCACCCGTCGCAGGTGGCGGCGGCCCGGTCGCTCGGGCTGCCGCCGCGCAAGATCATGCGGCTGGTCGTGCTGCCGCAGGCGGTGCGGCGGGTCATGCCGGCGCTGCTGAACGACTTCGTGGCGCTCCAGAAGGACTGCGGGCTCATCTCCGTGCTGGGTGCGGTGGACGCGGTGCGGGCGGCGCAGATCGAGCAGTCCCGGGCGTTCAACTTCACCCCGTACGTGGTGGCGGGGCTGCTGTTCGTGCTGCTCGCGGTGCCGACGGCCCGGTTCGCCGACGCCGTGGGCCGCCGGGTGGAACGCCGACAGGGGGGACGATGACCGAGCCTGTGCTGCCCGACCCGGTGCTGTCCGACCCGGTGCTGTCCGTGCGCGGGCTGGTGAAGCGCTACGGGGTTCGCACGGTGCTGGACGGCATCGACCTCGACGTGCGCGAGCACGAGGTGGTGGCGCTGATCGGGTCGTCGGGGTCGGGCAAGTCGACCCTGCTGCGGTGCGTGAACCTGCTGGAGGAGGTGGACGACGGCCAGGTGCTGCTCGACGGCGTGGACGTCTCCGACCCGAGGGTGGACGCCGACGTGGCGCGGCGGCGCATGGGCGTCGTGTTCCAGGCGTTCAACCTGTTCCCGCACATGACCGTGCTCGACAACGTCACGCTCGCGTCGCGCGTCGTGCACGGCGTGCCCCGGGCCGACGCGGAGCGGAGCGCGCTGGAACTGCTGGCCCGCGTGGGCCTGGCCGACCGCGCCCGCGGCTACCCCGAGCAGCTGTCGGGCGGCCAGCAGCAACGCGTCGCGATCGCCCGCGCGCTGGCCCACGTGCCGCGCCTGCTGCTGCTGGACGAGATCACCAGCGCGCTGGACCCGGAGCTCGTCGGCGAGGTGCTGGAGCTGGTCAGGGAGCTGGCGGGGCAGGGGAGGACGATCCTGATGGCGACCCACGAGATGGGGTTCGCCCGCCAGGTGGCCGACCGGGTGGTGTTCCTCGACGGGGGGAAGCTGGTCGAGTCCGGCCCGCCCGCGCAGGTCCTGGGCGACCCGGAGCACCCCCGCACCAGGCAGTTCCTGAAGAGGATCATCGACGCGGGCAGGCTGTAGCACTACTCCGTGCGTGCGTCCGCGACACCGCCACTTGGGGTATCGGACCCGCTACCCCTACGCTGCTTCCCGTGGTCCATCGGAAGGCGCCAGTGGCCGTCGTCGGGGGGAGCTGCCTGCTCGCCCTGCTGCTCACGGGCGCGTGCGGCAAGCCGACGGCCGTCCCGGAACCGGTGGAGGTGCCCACCACCGCCACCAGTTCCCCGACGGCGCCCCCGTCCGTCCCGGCGGTGGCCAGCATCTCCGTGCGCCCGGTCACCACGACACCGCCGCCACCCACCGTGCGGGCGACCACCGAAGCCCCGCCCCCGCCGCCGGTCGACGTCCAGCCGCCGCCCGCGCCGGAACCCACGGCCGTGGCGCCGACGACGACGGAACCCGGGTTCGACGAGGTGGCGATCGAGGGGTTCCCGTGCGAGGAGCGGGGCGCGACGGCGGTGGACCCGGCGGGGCGGGCGCTGGTCTGCGAGCCCGGTCGGCGTCAGCGCCTGCGCTGGGAGCGCGCCCGCTGAGCGGTCCGGACGCGCTCCGCGCCGGTCAGAGGATCGGCTCCGGCACGTAGCCGGCCGCCGCCGGGAACGCCTTCAGCACGTCCTCCACCTGCGCCACCACGTCGGCCACCTGCTGCTCCGCCACGCCGGTGAACGACAGGCGGTCGGCGAGCAGGGCGTCCAGGGCGGCCCGGTCGAGCGGCAGGCGGTCGTCGGCGGCGAGGCGGTCCAGCAGGTCGTTCTCCGCCAGGCCCCGCTCGCGCATCGCGAGCGCCACCCCGACCGCGTTCTCCTTGATCGCCTCGTGCGCGGTCTCCCGCCCCACGCCCGCGCGCACGGCCGCCATCAGCACCTTCGTCGTGCCGAGGAACGGCAGGTAGCGGTCCAGCTCGCGGGCCACCACGGCCGGGTAGGCGCCGAACTCGTCGAGCACCGTCAGGAACGTCTCCAGGAGCCCGTCGAGCGCGAAGAACGCGTCCGGCAGCGCGACCCGGCGCACGACCGAGCACGACACGTCACCCTCGTTCCACTGGTCGCCCGCGAGTTCGCCGACCATCGACAGGTAGCCGCGCAGGATCACCGCGAACCCGTTGACGCGCTCGCACGAACGCGTGTTCATCTTGTGCGGCATGGCGCTGGAGCCGACCTGGCCGGGCTTGAAGCCCTCCGTCACCAGCTCGTGGCCCGCCATCAGCCGGATGGTCTTGGCCAGCGACGACGGCCCGGCCGCCAGCTGCACGAGCGTCGACACCACGTCGAAGTCGAGCGACCGCGGGTAGACCTGGCCGACGCTGGTCAGCACCCGCTCGAACCCGAGGTGCCCGGCCACCGCGCGCTCCAGCCCGACCAGCTTGTCCCGATCGCCGCCGAGCAGGTCGAGCATGTCCTGGGCGGTGCCGACGGGGCCCTTGACGCCGCGCAGCGGGTACCGCGCGATCAGCTCCTCCAGCCGCCGGAACGCGACGAGCACCTCGTCGGCGGCGGTCGCGAAGCGCTTGCCGAGGGTGGTGGCCTGGGCGGCGACGTTGTGCGACCGACCGGCCACGACGAGGTCGGCGTGCTCGGCGGCGCGGCGCGCGAGGCGACCGAGGACCGCGGCGGTCTTGCCCCGCACGTGCTCCAGCGAGCGCAGGACCTGGAGCTGCTCGACGTTCTCGGTGAGGTCGCGCGAGGTCATGCCCTTGTGCACGTGCTCGTGCCCGGCGAGGGCGTTGAACTCCTCGATGCGCGCCTTCACGTCGTGCCTGGTGACCCGCTCGCGCTCGGCGATGGACGCCAGGTCGACCTGGTCGACGACCCGCTCGTAGTCGGCGACGGCCCCCGCCGGCACGTCGACGCCCAGGTCGGCCTGCGCCCGCAGCACGGCGAGCCACAACTGCCGCTCCAGCACGACCTTGTGCTCGGCGGACCACAGCGTGGCCAGCTCCGCTGAGGCGTAGCGACCGGCGAGGACATTGGCGATGCGGGGCTTGACCGTCACGTGACCAGCATATTTGCCGTCCGGGCGGGGCCGGGAACCGGGCACGTCAGAACAGGGCCACCTTCGGGTCCACGGCCAGCCGGATCAGCTGCTCCGGCGACAGGGGCACGGTGTCGCGCAGCGTGCCGCCCTGCGCCGGGTCGTAGTTGTAGGCGTTGACCCGCACCACGGTGCCGTCGACGCGGAAGTGCGCCGCCGACAGCACGGCCGTGCCCTCGGGGCCGCCGTCGCCGGTGGCGACATCCACGCGGCTGCCGTCCGGCTGCTCCTGGGACATCACGCACGTGACCGTCCTGCAGAACTCGACCGGGCTCATCGCCGACGCCCCACCGCCGAGCTGCACCGACACCCCGCTGGTGCCCTCGGCGTCGAGGAACTGGAGCAGCCCGCTGGCGAACCGGGCGTCACCCTGCCCGCCGTTGTCGTCGAAGGCCACCTCGACCACCTTGGCCCCCGGCACGACCCGGCTGAACAGGGCGCCGAAGTGCTGCGCCAGGAACACCTCGGTCCCGCTGCGCCGGGGCTCCCCGGTCACGGTGGTGGCGGGCGGCCCCCACCGCGACGGCAGGAGGTCCCGGTCGCCGTCCGGCGCGACGGGCGGCGGCGTCACCGGCGACGACGGGGGCGGCTCGACCGTGGTCGTCAGCACCGGTCCCCCCGACGCCACCTCGACCCCCGCGCGCCGGTCGAGCACGCCCGGCAGCGACAGGACCGTCCCGGTCAGCACCAGTGTCGCCACCCCCACCGCCACCAGCGCACGACGCCTCTTCCGGGCGTGCCGGGCACGCGCGATCAGCTCGTCCGGGTCGAAGTCCAGGGGCGGTTCGTCCCCGACCGCGGCGCGCAGCCCCTCCCTGATCTCCGCCTCGCTCACGACGCCACCACCGCCCCCCGCTCCAGTTCCTCGACGGCGGCGCGCAGCGCCACGAGCCCGCGCGCGGTCTGGCTCTTGACCGTGCCCTCGGTGCACCCCATCGCCACCGCGACCTCGGCCACCGGCAGGTCCTCGAAGTAGCGCAGCACGAGCACGGCGCGCTGCCTCGGCGGCACGCGCAGCAGCGCCGCGTGCACGAGGTCGCGCGCCCACAGCTGCTCACCGGCCCGGTCCGGGTCGGCCGACGTGTCCGCCACGTCCGGCACCTGGCCGTCGCGCTGCTCCGCCCGCCGCCACGGCCGGCGCTTCTCGTCGAGCCACGTGCGCAGCAGGACCTTGCGGGCGTAGGCCGAGGCGTTGTCGCGCCACTCGATGCGGTGCCACGCCTGGTAGAGCTTGAGCAGGCTCGCCTGCATCAGGTCCTCGGCCATGTGCCAGTCACCGCAGAACAGGTACGCCGTTCGCCGCAGTGAGGCCGCGTGCCCCACCGCGAACTCCCGGAACCCCTGCTCCTCGGCCTTGCGCATGCCATCCCCTTCCGCGCCCCCACCTCCTGAACGCGGTCGGGGGTCACCGGGGTTGCATCGACTTCTCGAGCATGCGCCGGGCGGCGGCGCGCGGGTCCGGGCTGATCTCGATCAGGGCGTTCACGACGGCGCCGTCGACCAGCGCGATGAGCTCCTCGACCCGCTCGCGGGTGACGGGCTGACCGGTGCGGGTGAAGATGTCGAACAGCAGGTCGTGCAGCTGCACGGACATCCGCCGCATCAGCGGCCGGAGGTAGGGCCGCCGGCCGGTGGCCACGAGGCGCTCGTAGCGCAGCAGCACGGCCTCCGCGTCGCCCTCGCCGACCGGCCCGAGCAGCAGGTCGAGCACCAGGTCGATGAGCGCGTCGCCGTTGCAGCCCCCCGGGTCCAGCTCGTCGAGCCGGGCCTTGCCGTAGGCCAGCTCGGCGGTGCCGTGGTGCTCCAGCGCGGCGGTGACCAGGTCCTCCAGCGAGTCGAAGTAGTACGTGGTCGAGGCCAGCGGCAGCCCCGCGCGCTCGGCGACGGCGCGGTGCCGGATCGCGTCGAAGCCACCGGTGGCCAGGAGGCCGGCGGCGGCCTCGACCAGCGCCTGGCGGCGGCGTTCGCCCTTCGGCGTAGCGGCTGTCATTGCAGGGAAGGTACTAGTGCCGCCCCTAGAACCGGTCCCCGAGCCGCTGCGCCAGCGACGCCAGCTCGTCCGCGAACGGCGCGACCGCCGACCCCGCCGCCGGCTCGCTGAGCACGTACAGCTCCTCGCCGCCCGGCGTGGGCGAGCTCTGGAACCGCACCGACGGGTCCACCGCCAGGTCGGACGTGCCCGCGGGCGCGACGACGACGGACACCGTGCCGGTGGTCCCGCCGTCGCGGACCAGGTAGCTCGCGCCGCGCGCGCCCACCGGGCAGTTCGCGGCGGCCGGGGCGGGCTGGAGGCCCCGGGCGACCGGGAGCTCGTCGGCGAGGGCGACGGCGAGCTCCCGGTCCACCTCGACGCACCCACCGGGGGTGCGGCCGACCGTTGGCCGGTCGGCTGTCCCCAACGGCTCGTCCCCCTGCGTGGACGGGTCGTCGGGGACGCTCCTGGGCGGCATTCCACCGCTCCGGTCCGGTGCGGCGTCCTTGGGCAGCGCGGGCGCCTGGGCTTCACCGAACCGGGTGACGTCCGGGGACGGGACGCCCTCCGCGGAACCCACCGCGGCGGTGTCGCCCGCGGTGTTCGCGAACAGGCTCGTCGAGACCACGACGCCGCCGAACACCAGCACGACGGCGAGCGCGGAGCCGAGCGCCACGGCCGACCTGCGCCGCGCGGTCGCCCGTGCGGACGCCGCCCGGACCCCGCCCACGTCGAAGGACGCGGGCGGCGCGTCGCGGGTCGCGTCGCGGAACAGCTCCGAGAGCTTCTGCTCGTCCACCTACCTCCACCTCCCGTTCACGACGCGGGCCGCAAGTCGTCGATCGCATCGCCGAGCGCTTCGCGCAGGGCTTCCAGTCCCCGGGAGGTCTGGCTCTTGACCGTCCCCTCCGAGCACCCGAGCGCCTCCGCGGTCGCCGAGACGTCCAGGCCCTCCAGGAACCTGAGCACGAGCACCGCCCGCTGCCTGGGCGGCACCCGCCGCAAGCCCGCGACCAGGGTCTCGCGCGTCGCCACCGAGTCGGCGACCTCGCCGTCGGTCGCGGGCGTGTCCGGGACCTGGTCCACGAACCGCTCCCGCCGCCACGGCCGCCGGGACTCGTCGATCACCGCGCGCACCACGCTGCGGCGGACGTAGGCGTCCAGGGCCTGCTTGTCCCGGACCTTCCGCCACCTGCGGTGCAGCGCGACGAACGCGGTCTGCGCGAGGTCGTCCGCCCGGTGCCAGTCACCACAGAGCAGGAACGCCGTTCGGCGCACGGCCTCCCGGCGAGCCACGAAGTACTCCGCGAACTCCTGCTCGTCGCGCTGATCCACGCGGACTCTCTCCGCTCGTCGTGCTTGCACCTACCGGACGGAACCGGGACGGCCAACGGTTGCACGCCCGTCGACCGAGACTTGCGTCACCCCCCATCGTCGTACCGCCGACGCGGCCGGGTGGGGGCTTGCCCGGTGTGATGTGATCCATTCGTGACCCCGCTCCCGCCGCTGGACTTCCGGTCGGACACCGTGACCCAACCGGACGAGGCCATGAGA
This region of Saccharothrix longispora genomic DNA includes:
- a CDS encoding ABC transporter substrate-binding protein, yielding MRAPGVILAVTALFAVAACAPEEQAAPPTNQVDGVACDKANLATLTTGKITFGTDQPVYEPWYVDDDPTNGKGFESAVAYALAGELGYSKEEVVWTRVPFNAAIQPGRKTYDANLTEFSITEERRQAVDFSAPYYDVGQAVITLESSKAASVKTLAELKQVKVGAQVGTTSYDAAKRLQPAQDVAVYNTNDDAKAALRAGQIDALVVDLPTAFYITSAELEDGVIVGQVPAGDGKPEQFGIVLDKGSPLTACVSTAVENLRADGTLAKIEQEWLSAAGTAPELK
- the purB gene encoding adenylosuccinate lyase; translated protein: MTVKPRIANVLAGRYASAELATLWSAEHKVVLERQLWLAVLRAQADLGVDVPAGAVADYERVVDQVDLASIAERERVTRHDVKARIEEFNALAGHEHVHKGMTSRDLTENVEQLQVLRSLEHVRGKTAAVLGRLARRAAEHADLVVAGRSHNVAAQATTLGKRFATAADEVLVAFRRLEELIARYPLRGVKGPVGTAQDMLDLLGGDRDKLVGLERAVAGHLGFERVLTSVGQVYPRSLDFDVVSTLVQLAAGPSSLAKTIRLMAGHELVTEGFKPGQVGSSAMPHKMNTRSCERVNGFAVILRGYLSMVGELAGDQWNEGDVSCSVVRRVALPDAFFALDGLLETFLTVLDEFGAYPAVVARELDRYLPFLGTTKVLMAAVRAGVGRETAHEAIKENAVGVALAMRERGLAENDLLDRLAADDRLPLDRAALDALLADRLSFTGVAEQQVADVVAQVEDVLKAFPAAAGYVPEPIL
- a CDS encoding RNA polymerase sigma factor, translated to MRKAEEQGFREFAVGHAASLRRTAYLFCGDWHMAEDLMQASLLKLYQAWHRIEWRDNASAYARKVLLRTWLDEKRRPWRRAEQRDGQVPDVADTSADPDRAGEQLWARDLVHAALLRVPPRQRAVLVLRYFEDLPVAEVAVAMGCTEGTVKSQTARGLVALRAAVEELERGAVVAS
- a CDS encoding amino acid ABC transporter permease, with translation MTSELQRERLAYRRSRSRRSTLVALLSTVVFAAAVVATTTTAPGWPRVRDSFFDVETAWRSLPAILDGLWLNLRVLVVCGVLILVLALGVAALRTLRSPVWFPLRALATVYVDLFRGLPLIILLYLVGFGLPALRLTGVPNDYVVLGGLALVLAYTAYVAEVFRAGIESVHPSQVAAARSLGLPPRKIMRLVVLPQAVRRVMPALLNDFVALQKDCGLISVLGAVDAVRAAQIEQSRAFNFTPYVVAGLLFVLLAVPTARFADAVGRRVERRQGGR
- a CDS encoding amino acid ABC transporter ATP-binding protein; translation: MTEPVLPDPVLSDPVLSVRGLVKRYGVRTVLDGIDLDVREHEVVALIGSSGSGKSTLLRCVNLLEEVDDGQVLLDGVDVSDPRVDADVARRRMGVVFQAFNLFPHMTVLDNVTLASRVVHGVPRADAERSALELLARVGLADRARGYPEQLSGGQQQRVAIARALAHVPRLLLLDEITSALDPELVGEVLELVRELAGQGRTILMATHEMGFARQVADRVVFLDGGKLVESGPPAQVLGDPEHPRTRQFLKRIIDAGRL
- a CDS encoding SigE family RNA polymerase sigma factor; protein product: MDQRDEQEFAEYFVARREAVRRTAFLLCGDWHRADDLAQTAFVALHRRWRKVRDKQALDAYVRRSVVRAVIDESRRPWRRERFVDQVPDTPATDGEVADSVATRETLVAGLRRVPPRQRAVLVLRFLEGLDVSATAEALGCSEGTVKSQTSRGLEALREALGDAIDDLRPAS
- a CDS encoding TetR/AcrR family transcriptional regulator — its product is MTAATPKGERRRQALVEAAAGLLATGGFDAIRHRAVAERAGLPLASTTYYFDSLEDLVTAALEHHGTAELAYGKARLDELDPGGCNGDALIDLVLDLLLGPVGEGDAEAVLLRYERLVATGRRPYLRPLMRRMSVQLHDLLFDIFTRTGQPVTRERVEELIALVDGAVVNALIEISPDPRAAARRMLEKSMQPR